The DNA segment GCATCCCTGAGAATGACCTCAGACTGATTCACCGAAACAATCCGACCATGCCACACCCTGTCCTCTATGGTAATAAGATTCACTTCCTTGTCGATGAGATCGCTGTTTCCCCGGATCTGACCGGCCTTATAGACAATCTGACGTTTCCCCATGACTTCAATCGTTTTTTGCGAGGTTATTTAACAAATATTTCAAGTATCTCATAGTGAAGTTGCCCTTTTGGCACATTTATCTGCACCTTTTCTCCAACCGCCTTCCCCAGAAGTCCCCGGCCAACAGGAGAACGAACCGATATCTTTCCCTGATCGGTATCTGCTTCTTCGGAAGAAACCAGGGTATACTCGATAATCTCTTCTTCAACAATCAAGTTTTTCAACTTCACGGAAGTCAAAATATAGACCTTGTCGGTCCTTATCTGTTTTGGATCGAGAATCGTCGCCCTTGTGAGCTTGTTTTCCAGTTCGCCAATGCGGCTCTCCAACTGCCGCTGCTCTTCTCTGGCCGCCTCATATTCCGCATTCTCACTGAGATCACCATGAGCCCTTGCTTCAGCGATTTTTTCAAGAACTTCCGCTCGCGTCTCACTCTTGAGTCT comes from the Prosthecochloris marina genome and includes:
- the greA gene encoding transcription elongation factor GreA gives rise to the protein MSDRVYLTKEGYNRLKDELNRLKSETRAEVLEKIAEARAHGDLSENAEYEAAREEQRQLESRIGELENKLTRATILDPKQIRTDKVYILTSVKLKNLIVEEEIIEYTLVSSEEADTDQGKISVRSPVGRGLLGKAVGEKVQINVPKGQLHYEILEIFVK